The genomic stretch CGGCCGTGCGGGCCGGGGAGGATTCACAAAGTGTTTGGGGCGTGTTTGCCGCCTGATCCGAAAAGGGGTTACTGGACCTGGACCCGGCTCCCGAGGTTGACGGGGACCCGGGACTGAACGACCACCGCCTTGGCGGTCTTCTCAAAAACGTCGATCACGACCAGCTCGCCCAGAACGACCCGGGGGATGTGGCGTTCCTCGAGTTCCTCCTCGGCTTCGCGCTGGAATTTCTTGGCCCGCCGTTCCTTGTAGAAGTAGGTGCTGAAATCCGGGTAGTACTCACTCCCGTACCGGAACTCCCCTTCCTTCTCGTACACGGTGAGACGCTGGCCGGGGCTGAGGTTTTTCTCCTTGCCGAGATCGATGTAAACCACGTTCCCCGTCCCCGCGACCCGGCACTTGTCCTCGATGAAGACCACCCGGCCCTTGGGTTTGTCGTTGTCGGTCGTGAAGCGGACGTACTCCTTGATCTCCTTGCCGCTCGTGAGGAAGTCCTTCCCCAGGGGCGTGAACTTCGCTTCCGCACCGAAGTCCTTCTTGATCAGGTCATGGTCCTTGAAGGGAACCAGGGCGTCGCCGATGTACAGCGGCTGGGCGGACCAGTCGATGACCGCGACCGAGTGCTTGTCCCGGGTGATGAGGACCTTGACGGTCCCCAACTGCTTGAAGTAGTAGCCGACCTTGTACCCCTTCTCCGGGTGACGGATCTCGCCGGCGGAGCGGATCACCGAGAACCGGTCCCCGACCTTGACGTCGTCCTTGCCCTGGTTGATGTAAACCACCTGGCCCTGGGGAAGGTTGCGCATGGAATCCTCGTTCTCCGCCCCCACGATGAACATCTTGAACTTGGGGCAGTGATCGTAGACCACGCCGGTCCCGTACAGCTCCTTGCTCATCCCGTAGAAAGCTTCCACGCGATCAACGGTCAGGCGAAGCTGCTGGGCCTCCTCCTCCTTCTTGACCCCGGCCTTCAGGCGCTCCAGGGCGTCCTTGAAGGGGGAGGTCCGCTCGCAGATGGGCCGTTCCTCGACCACCGCCTCCGGGGCCCGGTCGACCAGCTTCACCGTCCCCACCAGCAACTGGTCGCCGGGGTAGATCCAGTGAGGGTTCTTGACGTGCATGTTCTTTTCCCACAGGTTGGGCCAGAGGTAGCAGCTCGTCAGGTACTCGCCGGAAATCCGCCACAGGGTGTCGCCCTTGACCACGTCGTACTTCTGCGCATCGTTCGGGAACGCGGGCGTGGTGTTCGGGGAGAGCCGCCCATCGGGCTGGCGCACAGGCTTGCTTTTCTGCTTCTTGGACGGGATCTTCGACCAGTCGATCAGCTTGACCTCCGGCGGCACCGGGGCTTTCTTGGCCACTTTCTTGACCTTCTTCTCCGGTTGGACCGCTTGCTCGAGGTTTTCCTGCGCGCAGACGATCCAGGTCAGGAATCCCATGAGAGCGAGGCATGTAATGAAAGCACCCAACTTGTTTCTCATGTCCACCTCAACGCACGAGTTTCATAGTTGATCAAAACGTACCAGAGTTTAAGCCGTTTGTCAATAAATAATTTCAGCGGCTTTGCCAAAAAAAAAGGCCGGAGATGATCTCCGGCCTGCAAAACGCGGGAAGCCTTACTTGACTTCGAGGACCTGGATGACCACGCGGCGGTTCTGCTCGCGGCCCGCCTTGGTCTTGTTGTCGCCCACGGGGTTGTTCTCGCCGAGGCCGAGGTTGTAGATGCGGTTGAGGTCGAGGTTCTTCTCCACCAGGTACCGCTTCACGGACAGGACGCGCTTCTCGCTGAGGTTGTAGTTGTATTCCTTGTCCCCCAGTTCGCAGGTGAAGCCTTCCAGGACGACGATGGTGTTCTTGTTGCCGGCCACGATGCGCAGCACGTCGTCCAGGGTCTTCTCACCGTCGGCCTTCAGCGCGTGCTTGTTGAGGTCGAACCAGACGGTCTTGGTGTCGACGACGGTGAAGTTGTTGCGGTTGTCGAACTTCACGCGCAGCTCGTTCACGTTCTGGACGGCGCCCTCGGCGGTGCGCTTGGCGTCCATCCCGATGCCCTTGGCTTCTTCGGCCTTGGCATCGGCGCGCTCGGCCTTGTCGTTGACCTGCTCGATCTTGGAGTTGAGCTGCTTGTTCAGCGCAGACAGCTCGTTGATCTGGCCCTGCAGCTTCTGGTCGCCGGCCTCGATCTTCTGTTCCGTCTTCTTCTCGGACTCGTTGACTTCCTGGCGAACCCACTTCTTGGTGGCGCAGCCGGAAACCATGACCAAGGCCAGAATCGCCAGAAGGGAGATCAGGAAAAAGCTCTTACGATTCATCACAAACCTCCGTAATGTATTGATTTCGTCAAAAACCCGATTAATAATGTTTTCTTGTGTTTTTGTCCGCCACGGCCGGATTATAGCACAGCGGCCCCTGAATGCAAACGCAATTTTGAATTTTTTTAGCGGGGCAGATGAACGGTATCCTGATTGTGGACAAACCGACCGGCGTGTCATCGAACGGCGTGCTGAGCCGGCTGAAGCGCGTCCTGGGCCGCCGGAAAATCGGCCACGCGGGGACCCTTGACCCGCTCGCCACCGGGGTCCTTCCCGTCCTGGTCGGGACGGCGACCCGGCTCTCCGGCTTCTACCTGGGGAAAGACAAGGAGTACCTGGCGTCCGTCCGGTTCGGGTGGTCCACTGACACCTGGGATGCGGACGGTCAGCCGGACGCCGCGCCCCGGCCCGCCCCCGCGGACCCGGAGCGCCTCTTTGCCCTGGCCCGGGAACTCGCCGGGCGGCGGGAAATCCGGGTCCCCGCCTTCTCCGCCGCCAAGTGGAAGGGCAAACCCGGCTACTACTACGCCCGCCGCGGGCTGGACTGCCCCGAAAAGGTCCGGACCGTGGAGGTGTACGCCGTCGGCGACCTCCACTGGGCCTCGCCGGTGCTCACCTTCCGCGTCCACTGCTCCTCGGGAACCTACGTGCGCTCCCTGGCCCACGAACTGGGCGAGCGGTCGGGGTCGGGCGCCCACCTCGCCGCCCTCCGGCGGGTCCGGACCGGCCCGTTCACCCTCGCCGACGCGGCTGCCCTGGACGCCGTCGAGGCGGACCCCTCCCTCGCCACCCGGCGGTTGCTCCCGCTGGAGAGCCTCCTGGACGAATTCCCCCGGCTGGACTGCGGGGAGGACGACGCCCGGCGGGCCGCCCACGGCAACCCGGTGGCGGTGGCGGCGCCGCTTCCGGACGGGTCGCGGGCCCGGCTGTTCGACCCGGACGGCCGCCTGGTGGCCCTCGGGACCGTGGGGGCCCGCGGCGACGGAACGGTCGTCGTTCACCCCGACCTCGTGCTCGGAGCCCCGGGGCCGCCCTGAAGCCTTGTTGATTTTTCGTTGTCACGAGCGTATACTCCGACCTGTTTCACCCGGCATCCCGGTCCGGCGAGGCGCTTCGGGAACAGCCAACGGGGAAGCGCCCGGCCACGGAGGGGGTACGCCGGTATCCCCGGCGGCAGGCCGAAGGAAATCCGGGATCGCGAGGTGTTTGGTGGGACGCAAACGGACCGCCGCCGGCATCATCGAGAAAAAAACGCGCGGGGAACGGATCGCCGCGCTCACCGCCTACGACATCTCCTCGGCCCGGCTGGTGGACGACGCCGACATGGACGTCGTTCTCGTCGGTGATTCCCTGGGCATGGTGGTCCAGGGCGAGGAGAACACCCTCCGGGTCACCCTCGAAGACGTGATCTACCACTGTCGCTGTGTCAGCCGCGCCGTACGGTCCGCCCTCCGGGTGGCCGACATGCCCTTCGGCTCCTTTCACGGCTCACCCTTCGAAACCGCCGGCAATGCCGTTCGCCTGGTCAAGGAGGGGCGGGCCGAGGCGGTGAAGATCGAGGGGGGGCGGGTCCGGCTCCCCGCCATCCGGGCGGTCCTGGACAGCGAGGTTCCCGTGATGGGCCACCTCGGGCTGACACCGCAGTCGGTGAACCGGTTCGGGGGCTACCGGGTGCAGGGGAAGCGCAACGACCAGATCGACGGCCTGATTGAGGACGCCCGGGCCCTCGAGGGCGCGGGCTGTTTCGCCCTGGTCCTGGAGTGCATCCCCTGGGAGGTGGCCGACCGGATCACCCGCACCGTCGGCATCCCCACCATCGGCATCGGCGCCGGCCCCGCCTGCGACGGCCAGATCCTGGTCTTCCACGACATGCTCGGCCTGAACCCCGCGATGGATTACCGTTTCGTCCGCACCTACGCGAAGCTCGGCGAGATCGCCGGGGCCGCTCTCCGGCAGTACGTGGAGGACGTTCGCGCGGGTGCTTTCCCCTCGTTGCAGGAGTCTTTCTGCCTGGATGCGTCCGTCAAGGAGGACATGGAACGTCGCCATGGAAGTGATCACCAAGACCAACCGGTTTAAGGAGGTCCTCCGCAAGGAGCGGACCCTCGGACACCGCATCGGATTCATCCCCACCATGGGCGCCCTCCACGAGGGGCACCTCTCGCTGGTCCGACGCGCCGCGGGTGTCTCGGACACGGTGGTGGTGTCCATCTTCGTGAACCCCGCCCAGTTCGGCCCCAGCGAGGACCTGGAAAAGTACCCCCGAACCCTGTCCCACGACGTGGACCTCCTCACCCGCCTGGAAGTGGACTACATCTTCGCCCCCACGCCGGAGGAGATCTACCCCCGGGAGTTCGAGACGTTCATCGAGGTCGAGGGACTCTCCGGGAAGCTCTGCGGCGCCAGCCGGCCGGGCCATTTCCGGGGCGTGACCACGGTGGTGGCCAAGCTTTTCTCCATCACCGCGCCCCACGTCGCCTTCTTCGGGCAGAAGGACGCCCAGCAGGCCATCATCATCCGCAAGATGGTCAAGGACCTCAACTTCCCCGTCGATATCCGCGTCTGCCCCATCGTCCGGGAGTCCGACGGTCTGGCCATGAGTTCCCGCAACGTCTACCTGAAACCCGCTGAACGGGCTGCAGCGACGGTTTTGCACCGCAGCCTCTGCCGGGCGGCGACCCTGGTGATGGAAGGGGTCCGGGACGCCGGCGTCATCGTCGGCGAGATGCGGAGGCTCATCGCCGCCGAACCGCTGGCCCGCGTCGATTACGTCGAGATCGTGGACACCGTCGAGCTCGAACCGGTGAAGACCCTCAAGGGCGAGGCCCTGGCGGCCCTCGCGGTCTACGTCGGCTCCACCCGGCTCATCGACAACATCCTCCTCAGCGTCCAGTGATGCGAGCCGGACCCCGCAACCACGCCCCGGGTGTTCCCGCGCCCTTCCCCGACCCGGTGGTCATCGTCGGGCGCGGGCGGGTCGGCAACAGCCTGGCCTCGGCCCTGGCCTCGGCGGGCGCCGCCACCGTGCTCCTGCCCGGGCATCCCCCGAAGGGAAAGGCCGGGCGGACGAACAGCCACCTGCCGGGTGACCGGGAGTCCATCGGGCTGATGGTGCTCTGCGTCCCCGACGACGCCCTCCGTCCCACCGCCCGCCGGCTGTCCCGCGAATTCACCGGCCGCTTCCGACCCGGGGCGGTGGTCCTGCACCCGTCGGGGGCGCTCTGCGCCGCCGAGCTCGACCCCTTCCGGGAGACCGGTTGCCACGTCGGCTCCTGGCACCCCCTCCAGACCTTCCCCGAACCGGGGGACGACCATTTCGACGGCATCCGCGTCGCCGTGGAGGGAGACGCCGTCGCCGTGGAAACCGGAGAGCGCCTCGCCCGGCTCCTGGGCGCCCGCCCCTTCCACCTCCCCCGCGAGCTCAAGGTCCTCTACCACGCCCTCTGCACCCTCGCCTGCAGCCACGTGGCCGGACTGATGGTCCTGTGCCACGACGGCATCCGCCGGTTCCCCGACGGGATCCGGGACGAGGTCTGGCAAGGGTTCCTGGACCTGGCCCGGAACGCGCTCCGGAACCTGGACCAGGCGCCCGACCCCCGGCAGGCCCTGACGGGCCCGGCGGTACGGGGCGATCGGCGGACCGTGGAAAGGCACCTGAAGGCCATGGGGCAGATTCACCCGCTCGCCCTGGCGGCCTACGAGGTCATGGACCAGGTCGTCCAGGCCCACCTCCCCGCGGGCGGGCCGGCTGCGGGCTCACCGGATGGGGACTCCGAGGTGGAACGGGCCCTGCGGGACCACCCGGAACTCCTCGAGCTGCTCCGGCACCACCGCCGGCGGAGCCCGAAGGGGGGAAATCCCGGGAACAGGGGGTTCTGAGATGCTTTTCCGCTGCCCCCGCCGATCCGGAAGGCTCCCGGGGTGCACGGCGTGGCGCGCCGGCTGAACTCCGGCCACGGTATCCCGGCCCGGTACCGCCGCGATCTGTCCAGCACTGAATTCAAGAGGGCTTTACGTGAACTTGCTTCGTGAAAGGTTGGTCGCCGCCATGATCCCCACCCTGCTCTGCGCCATCGCCTGTGCCGGCCCGGGGGAAAAGGGCCCCGTGTCCCTGCCGTCGCCGGACACCCGCGGGGCCCTCACCCTGGAAAGCACCCTCCAGGTCCTCCGCTCGGTCCGCTCCTTCGACACCGCCCGCCCCCTCACCCTCCAGCAGGTTTCCCAGCTCCTCTGGGCCGCCCAGGGCCTGATGCTGCAAGCCCTCACCCTCGGCCTCGGCACCACCGCGGTCGGGGCCTTCGACGACGGCGCCATGCGGAAGGTGTTTGCCCTGCCCCCCTCGGAGACGCCCCTCTATCTCATCCCCGTCGGCCACCCGGCCGGGCGGTGATCTCCCGCCGACACGCCGGGGGGGGGTGCGACCCGGGTTTTACCGCGTCACGCGGCCGGTCACGACGCGGAAGGCGGATACTCGGGTGCTTTGGTCCTGCGCCCCGGGCGGGAAGCCGGGAGGGTTCCGGCACCCCTCCAGGGTGCATCCGCACTCGCCGGACCTAACCTGAACCTGAATCGCGCCCACCACTCTTTTGCCCTGTGCGGATCGCTGCCTTTCGTGTCTTCACCGCGCCAGGATCGTGTACGCCGCGTCCCCACCCTGTCAGGATCATGCCCTCTGCGTCTTCGCCCCACCGGGATCGTGCCCTCTGCGTCCTCACCCCGTCAGGGGTGAAATATTTGTAGAAAAGGCAGTTATACAAATTCTCATCCCCGTAGAAAGCCCGGACCAGAATCTCACACGAAGGCACGGAGAAGAAACATAAAGATTTTGATCCAATCAAATATGACGCCCCCGCAAAAAGTCTTTTATGCCCGCGAATCACGTGAATGAACGCGAATCAGAAATCAACAATCAATAGATATTATTCGTGTTATAAATTCGCGTATATTCGTGTTATTCGCGGGAAATCTCCCTTTCGCGACTTTTTGCGGGGTCATCAATATTGGGCTTATAACTCTGGGTCATCCCGGATTCGTTCGGTTGACCACCTTATCCTCCGGCCATCGTTTGCAACGACCGGATCGGGCTGACGTTGCGGAAAGGCTGGACCTTGCGCCGCCCGGCAGGCGGCGCGTACATCATTCCGCCTTCCGGACCCAGACCGAGACGATCTCGCCGAGGTAGAGCTTGTGGGCGTTGCCCTCGGCGCGGGTGGGGGCGGAAAACTTCTTCTTGCAGATGATGATCATCCGGGCCTCGGTGTAGGCCATGCCCGGGTTCGTGAAGAGCGGGTGAAAACCGCTCTCCCTGACCTTGTCGGTGTCGCGGCCCGACTTGCGGCCGAAGATCCGCAGGAGCGGGTCCCGGTACTTCGCGGGGTCGAAGAAGGAGAGGGTGAAGTGCTCCTCCTTCTCGAGGAACTGGAAGGTGTAGCGGTCCGGGTGGACCAGGATGAAGGCGACGGGGTTCTTCCACACGCCGTACCCGCCCCAGCTGGCGGTCATGCTGTTGAACTTCTCCGGGGTCCCGGCGGTGATCAGCATCCAGTCCTCGCCGATCAGCTTGATGGGGTTGTCGGGGATTTCCAGGGGGTCGATCTGCCGGTAAAGGTCCGCAAGCGCCGGGCCCTTGCCGGATCCCGTCGCTGCCGCCGCCGGTTCGGACGCACCGGATCCGGCGGAAGTCTGAGCCGGTTTGGTTTCCTGGGCAACGGCGCAGGAAAAGGCCAGGATGAGCAAGACGGGAAGGAACAGGGTTTTTATTTTCATCGCATCTCCACCGAAAAAATATTCAAGGCTTTCGCCGATGTCGGGCAAGCTTGTAGGCGCCTTCTGCCGGAAGGCGCCCTCAACCCTCGGCTTTCTCTCCCCGTGCGCCGCCCGGCAGGCGGCGCGTACGTTTATTCCGTCTGTTCGCCGTCGGGAGGAAGGTCCCGATCCGTTTCCCGCCCGTCCGGGTGGTCGGGGTCGGGAAGCTCCCGCTCCCGAACCGGGGCGTGGTCGATCTTGAGGTCCTCGTCCAGGGTGATCTCGACGAAGGTCCCCTTGGGAAGCTCAATGTCGCGGCCCTTGCTGCTGAGGGCGCCTGCCAGGCCGATGAGGCCGCCCACCAGGGCGCCGATCCCCGCCCCCTTCCCGCCGCCGGCGATGCCGCCGATGACGGCCCCCCCCGCGGAGGTCCCCGCCACGGTGGCGGCGTCGCGCCCGGCGGTGCCCTTGCCCTGGACGGTCCCCTCCACGTCCTTGACCGACCCCTCCGAACTCCCCACGCCCGACAGCGTGGCGGCCAGCAGGATCTCCTCGCCGGAGGGGAACTTGAAGGATTCGAACTCCAGGTTGAGTTCCGCGCGCGCGCCGGCCCGCCCGGGACGGACCACCCGCCCTACCCGGCCGTTGACCACGGTGGTCTCGGGGACCGCCAGGGCGTTGCCCACGTAAACGTCCCG from Acidobacteriota bacterium encodes the following:
- a CDS encoding LysM peptidoglycan-binding domain-containing protein; translated protein: MRNKLGAFITCLALMGFLTWIVCAQENLEQAVQPEKKVKKVAKKAPVPPEVKLIDWSKIPSKKQKSKPVRQPDGRLSPNTTPAFPNDAQKYDVVKGDTLWRISGEYLTSCYLWPNLWEKNMHVKNPHWIYPGDQLLVGTVKLVDRAPEAVVEERPICERTSPFKDALERLKAGVKKEEEAQQLRLTVDRVEAFYGMSKELYGTGVVYDHCPKFKMFIVGAENEDSMRNLPQGQVVYINQGKDDVKVGDRFSVIRSAGEIRHPEKGYKVGYYFKQLGTVKVLITRDKHSVAVIDWSAQPLYIGDALVPFKDHDLIKKDFGAEAKFTPLGKDFLTSGKEIKEYVRFTTDNDKPKGRVVFIEDKCRVAGTGNVVYIDLGKEKNLSPGQRLTVYEKEGEFRYGSEYYPDFSTYFYKERRAKKFQREAEEELEERHIPRVVLGELVVIDVFEKTAKAVVVQSRVPVNLGSRVQVQ
- a CDS encoding OmpA family protein — protein: MNRKSFFLISLLAILALVMVSGCATKKWVRQEVNESEKKTEQKIEAGDQKLQGQINELSALNKQLNSKIEQVNDKAERADAKAEEAKGIGMDAKRTAEGAVQNVNELRVKFDNRNNFTVVDTKTVWFDLNKHALKADGEKTLDDVLRIVAGNKNTIVVLEGFTCELGDKEYNYNLSEKRVLSVKRYLVEKNLDLNRIYNLGLGENNPVGDNKTKAGREQNRRVVIQVLEVK
- the truB gene encoding tRNA pseudouridine(55) synthase TruB; the protein is MNGILIVDKPTGVSSNGVLSRLKRVLGRRKIGHAGTLDPLATGVLPVLVGTATRLSGFYLGKDKEYLASVRFGWSTDTWDADGQPDAAPRPAPADPERLFALARELAGRREIRVPAFSAAKWKGKPGYYYARRGLDCPEKVRTVEVYAVGDLHWASPVLTFRVHCSSGTYVRSLAHELGERSGSGAHLAALRRVRTGPFTLADAAALDAVEADPSLATRRLLPLESLLDEFPRLDCGEDDARRAAHGNPVAVAAPLPDGSRARLFDPDGRLVALGTVGARGDGTVVVHPDLVLGAPGPP
- the panB gene encoding 3-methyl-2-oxobutanoate hydroxymethyltransferase, whose translation is MIEKKTRGERIAALTAYDISSARLVDDADMDVVLVGDSLGMVVQGEENTLRVTLEDVIYHCRCVSRAVRSALRVADMPFGSFHGSPFETAGNAVRLVKEGRAEAVKIEGGRVRLPAIRAVLDSEVPVMGHLGLTPQSVNRFGGYRVQGKRNDQIDGLIEDARALEGAGCFALVLECIPWEVADRITRTVGIPTIGIGAGPACDGQILVFHDMLGLNPAMDYRFVRTYAKLGEIAGAALRQYVEDVRAGAFPSLQESFCLDASVKEDMERRHGSDHQDQPV
- a CDS encoding pantoate--beta-alanine ligase, which gives rise to MEVITKTNRFKEVLRKERTLGHRIGFIPTMGALHEGHLSLVRRAAGVSDTVVVSIFVNPAQFGPSEDLEKYPRTLSHDVDLLTRLEVDYIFAPTPEEIYPREFETFIEVEGLSGKLCGASRPGHFRGVTTVVAKLFSITAPHVAFFGQKDAQQAIIIRKMVKDLNFPVDIRVCPIVRESDGLAMSSRNVYLKPAERAAATVLHRSLCRAATLVMEGVRDAGVIVGEMRRLIAAEPLARVDYVEIVDTVELEPVKTLKGEALAALAVYVGSTRLIDNILLSVQ
- a CDS encoding DUF2520 domain-containing protein, with the translated sequence MRAGPRNHAPGVPAPFPDPVVIVGRGRVGNSLASALASAGAATVLLPGHPPKGKAGRTNSHLPGDRESIGLMVLCVPDDALRPTARRLSREFTGRFRPGAVVLHPSGALCAAELDPFRETGCHVGSWHPLQTFPEPGDDHFDGIRVAVEGDAVAVETGERLARLLGARPFHLPRELKVLYHALCTLACSHVAGLMVLCHDGIRRFPDGIRDEVWQGFLDLARNALRNLDQAPDPRQALTGPAVRGDRRTVERHLKAMGQIHPLALAAYEVMDQVVQAHLPAGGPAAGSPDGDSEVERALRDHPELLELLRHHRRRSPKGGNPGNRGF
- a CDS encoding nitroreductase family protein; the encoded protein is MIPTLLCAIACAGPGEKGPVSLPSPDTRGALTLESTLQVLRSVRSFDTARPLTLQQVSQLLWAAQGLMLQALTLGLGTTAVGAFDDGAMRKVFALPPSETPLYLIPVGHPAGR
- a CDS encoding flavin reductase: MLITAGTPEKFNSMTASWGGYGVWKNPVAFILVHPDRYTFQFLEKEEHFTLSFFDPAKYRDPLLRIFGRKSGRDTDKVRESGFHPLFTNPGMAYTEARMIIICKKKFSAPTRAEGNAHKLYLGEIVSVWVRKAE